The following are from one region of the Littorina saxatilis isolate snail1 linkage group LG4, US_GU_Lsax_2.0, whole genome shotgun sequence genome:
- the LOC138964017 gene encoding uncharacterized protein yields the protein MYRILYSERGLKPHQYCVYDLESTGELNNTGESNNTGELNTGEPNTGELNTGEPNNTGEPNTGEPNNTGEPNNTGELNNTGELNNTGELNTGEPNNTGEPNNTGEPNNTGELNTGELNTGELNNTGEPNNTGEPNNTGEPNNTGEPNNTGELNTGEPNNTGEPNNTGELNTGEPNNTGELNNTGEPNTGEPNTGELNNTGELNNTGEPNNTGELNNTGELNNTGEPNNTGELNNTGELNNTGELNNTGEPNNTGEPNNTGEPNNTGEPNNTGEPNNTGELNNTGEPNTGELNNTGELNTGELNNTGEPNNTGELNNTGELNNTGELNNTGEPNNTGELSNTGEPNNTGEPNNTGELNNTGELNTGEPNTGELRNTGEPNNTGEPNNTGELNTGEPNNTGEPNNTGELNTGEPNNTGELNTGEPNTGELNNTGEPNNTGEPNNTGELNTEEPNNTGEPNNTGELNTGEPNNTGEPNNTGEPNNTGEPNNTGELNTGELNTGELNNTGEPNNTGEPNNTGELNTGEPNTGELNTGELNTGEPNNTGEPNNTGELQIW from the coding sequence ACTGGAGAACTCAACAACACTGGAGAATCCAACAACACTGGAGAACTCAACACTGGAGAACCCAACACTGGAGAACTCAACACTGGAGAACCCAACAACACTGGAGAACCCAACACTGGAGAACCCAACAACACTGGAGAACCCAACAACACTGGAGAACTCAACAACACTGGAGAACTCAACAACACTGGAGAACTCAACACTGGAGAACCCAACAACACTGGAGAACCCAACAACACTGGAGAACCCAACAACACTGGAGAACTCAACACTGGAGAACTCAACACTGGAGAACTCAACAACACTGGAGAACCCAACAACACTGGAGAACCCAACAACACTGGAGAACCCAACAACACTGGAGAACCCAACAACACTGGAGAACTCAACACTGGAGAACCCAACAACACTGGAGAACCCAACAACACTGGAGAACTCAACACTGGAGAACCCAACAACACTGGAGAACTCAACAACACTGGAGAACCCAACACTGGAGAACCCAACACTGGAGAACTCAACAACACTGGAGAACTCAACAACACTGGAGAACCCAACAACACTGGAGAACTCAACAACACTGGAGAACTCAACAACACTGGAGAACCCAACAACACTGGAGAACTCAACAACACTGGAGAACTCAACAACACTGGAGAACTCAACAACACTGGAGAACCCAACAACACTGGAGAACCCAACAACACTGGAGAACCCAACAACACTGGAGAACCCAACAACACTGGAGAACCCAACAACACTGGAGAACTCAACAACACTGGAGAACCCAACACTGGAGAACTCAACAACACTGGAGAACTCAACACTGGAGAACTCAACAACACTGGAGAACCCAACAACACTGGAGAACTCAACAACACTGGAGAACTCAACAACACTGGAGAACTCAACAACACTGGAGAACCCAACAACACTGGAGAACTCAGCAACACTGGAGAACCCAACAACACTGGAGAACCCAACAACACTGGAGAACTCAACAACACTGGAGAACTCAACACTGGAGAACCCAACACTGGAGAACTCAGAAACACTGGAGAACCCAACAACACTGGAGAACCCAACAACACTGGAGAACTCAACACTGGAGAACCCAACAACACTGGAGAACCCAACAACACTGGAGAACTCAACACTGGAGAACCCAACAACACTGGAGAACTCAACACTGGAGAACCCAACACTGGAGAACTCAACAACACTGGAGAACCCAACAACACTGGAGAACCCAACAACACTGGAGAACTCAACACTGAAGAACCCAACAACACTGGAGAACCCAACAACACTGGAGAACTCAACACTGGAGAACCCAACAACACTGGAGAACCCAACAACACTGGAGAACCCAACAACACTGGAGAACCCAACAACACTGGAGAACTCAACACTGGAGAACTCAACACTGGAGAACTCAACAACACTGGAGAACCCAACAACACTGGAGAACCCAACAACACTGGAGAACTCAACACTGGAGAACCCAACACTGGAGAACTCAACACTGGAGAACTCAACACTGGAGAACCCAACAACACTGGAGAACCCAACAACACTGGAGAACTTCAGATTTGGTGA